GAGGGAGCAGGAGTTATAGGAAGCTACAGGAACTGCGCTTTTTTGGTCTCCGGAACAGGTACCTTCCTCCCTGAGGAGGACACGCACCCTTTCATTGGAACCTCTGGGAAACAGGAAAAGGTTGAGGAAATTCGGGTTGAGGTTGAAGTACCCTCTGCAAAACTCAACAGAGTCCTTGAAGCCCTCGTAGAAGTTCATCCTTACGAACAGCCTGCAATCGATGTCTATCCTCTCGTCTTACCCTCTAAATCCCTGGGTCTTGGAAGAGTCGTGTCACTTTCCGCACCCCTTTCAGGAGAAGAGATAAGGGAAAGACTCTCCCGCCTTTCTGTTCCCTTTGAGTTCACTGGGGGAGATGGGACTTTTGGGAAGATTGCGCTTTGTCCCGGGAGTGGAAGAACGCTCCTTCCAAAGGTCATCGAAGAACGAGCTGATCTCTTCGTAACTGGGGACCTCACCCACCACGATATCGAGGCACTCCGTCTCTTTGGGATAGCCTATCTCCACATCCCCCATGGTATAAGTGAGCGAAGAGCGCTTCGCGAAGTTGCGCTTTTCGTGAGAAAGAAAGCACAAGAAAGAGGGCTCAACGTCAATATTGCCTTCGAAGAGGAGGTACCATGAGCAACGTTCTCGAGGACCTTCAGAAAATCCAGGCAATCGATAACCGGAGAGATGCGCTGGAGCAGAAGATCTTGAGAAAAACAAAGGAAAAAAATCTACTTGAGGAGGAAAGAAAACATTTGGAAGAGGATCTACAAAGGCTCGAGCAAGATCTTGAAAGGGCTCGCCTTGCCCTTGCCAGGAAAGAACTCGAGTTGAAGGAAGTCGAAGAGAAATGGAAGGCAACAAAAGACAAGCTCTACAGTGGGGAAATCACTTCCTCTAAAGAGCTTGCCCAGTGGGAGAAAAGTATGAAAAAGCTCGAAGAGACAAAGGACCACCTCGAGAACGAAATTCTCTCCGAAATGGAGAAAGTGGAAAATCTCCAAAGGGAATTTCGAAAAAAGAGTGAAGAAGTCTCTGAAAAGAGAGTTTTCCTCACGCAGCAGATAGAGGCAAAAGAGGCTGAAATTGCTGCTCTCGAGAGGGAAGTTGCCGCCTCTGAAGGAGAACGAAGAAGTATTGCCGCTTCCATTCCTTCTGAAATCCTTGCTCGTTACGAAGAACTTCGAAGGAAATTCCAAGACGCAGTAGTACCTCTTGCAGGCGAGGTATGCCAGGGATGCCATCTCTCGGTTCCCACAATCGTAGCCAAAGCAGTGCGCAAAAGGGAAGGCCTTGTGAGATGCCCGAATTGCGGACGCTTCCTCCACTGAATCTCCCCCA
The genomic region above belongs to Candidatus Caldatribacterium sp. and contains:
- a CDS encoding Nif3-like dinuclear metal center hexameric protein produces the protein MEPLRKVVEFFEELFPPSFALPEDRIGLQVQAKGTVDKILVALELNHEVFQKAVNWTCDFLYLHHSPLWEPLRKLSCEDPLFRMLGELYTRGISVLVHHTNLDIAPQGIGDQWLKLLDLRGDTKPLLPATHLKKYKVVTFVPPTHLDAVLEALFQEGAGVIGSYRNCAFLVSGTGTFLPEEDTHPFIGTSGKQEKVEEIRVEVEVPSAKLNRVLEALVEVHPYEQPAIDVYPLVLPSKSLGLGRVVSLSAPLSGEEIRERLSRLSVPFEFTGGDGTFGKIALCPGSGRTLLPKVIEERADLFVTGDLTHHDIEALRLFGIAYLHIPHGISERRALREVALFVRKKAQERGLNVNIAFEEEVP